The Acidobacteriota bacterium genome includes a region encoding these proteins:
- the mltG gene encoding endolytic transglycosylase MltG, with protein sequence MTKKPFLARIRPVLIGLGIIIALCGGFAYWVYSSLTTPLTHEAADRIIEIESGMGTRGILIRLWQEGVISSRFPLLVYLTLNRSQRPLQAGEYQFESPITPLRVIEKIQRGQVVTRELTIPEGLNIFEVEELLKNRDSSTPVNGPAVVAELRDITLIRDLDPSASNLEGYLFPDTYVYAGNTTSAQLVTRMVRRFRDVFSPQFQARAKELGMSVRQVMTLASLVEKEGKVDEDRALISSVFHNRLKRGMRLDCDPTFMYAAMLDGTWDGNVNNPQHRRSLSPYNTYLAPGLPPGPIASPGLKSIQAALYPAESEYIYFVLNEGGKHRFSRNEAEHAAAVAEYRRLQGRR encoded by the coding sequence ATGACCAAAAAACCATTTCTTGCCCGCATCAGGCCAGTTCTGATTGGACTCGGCATTATCATTGCTTTGTGTGGAGGCTTCGCCTACTGGGTGTATTCCTCGTTAACAACACCCCTGACGCACGAGGCCGCGGACCGCATTATTGAAATTGAATCCGGTATGGGTACCCGAGGAATCCTGATTCGCCTCTGGCAGGAAGGGGTTATTTCAAGTCGGTTTCCATTGCTGGTGTATCTGACGCTCAATCGAAGTCAACGACCGCTCCAGGCTGGCGAATACCAGTTTGAATCACCGATTACGCCGCTCAGGGTGATTGAGAAGATCCAACGTGGGCAGGTTGTTACTCGGGAACTCACGATTCCTGAAGGCTTGAATATCTTTGAAGTTGAAGAGTTGCTCAAAAATCGTGACTCATCAACTCCTGTCAATGGCCCGGCGGTGGTCGCCGAATTACGCGATATTACCTTGATCCGGGATCTCGACCCGTCGGCTTCAAACCTGGAAGGGTATTTATTTCCAGATACTTACGTCTACGCAGGAAATACCACCAGCGCCCAGCTTGTGACCCGGATGGTACGCCGGTTTCGCGATGTATTCTCGCCACAGTTTCAGGCGCGTGCCAAAGAGCTTGGGATGTCGGTGCGTCAGGTGATGACACTGGCATCGCTGGTTGAGAAAGAAGGAAAAGTGGACGAGGACCGGGCGCTCATTTCCAGTGTCTTTCACAACCGGCTCAAACGCGGCATGAGACTGGATTGTGACCCAACATTTATGTATGCCGCGATGCTGGACGGAACCTGGGATGGAAATGTCAATAACCCTCAGCATCGGCGTTCGCTCTCGCCTTATAACACCTACCTGGCGCCGGGTTTGCCTCCCGGACCAATTGCCTCACCAGGGTTGAAATCAATCCAGGCCGCGCTCTATCCGGCTGAAAGTGAATATATTTACTTTGTTTTGAATGAAGGTGGGAAGCATCGTTTTTCCCGAAACGAAGCCGAACATGCGGCAGCGGTGGCTGAGTATCGACGACTTCAGGGAAGACGGTGA
- a CDS encoding Fe(2+)-trafficking protein — translation MAVETLCVLLKGTPRIIVQLLKEKGPLTVEALVKETGYPEKEVRKVIPELEKMKLVTKADGAAYRYCCLSEMQQMQKAPFNNDLGRKVQQSTCTECWKKWIGQQTVLMNHFGLNPIDPQAQKFLFGAMDSFFFGDGTPPMMVDLSLQGTIKHE, via the coding sequence ATGGCAGTCGAGACATTGTGCGTGCTTTTGAAAGGCACTCCCCGCATCATTGTTCAATTACTCAAAGAAAAAGGCCCGCTCACGGTTGAGGCGCTCGTGAAAGAAACAGGCTATCCGGAAAAGGAAGTCCGCAAGGTCATTCCGGAACTCGAAAAAATGAAGTTAGTCACCAAGGCTGACGGGGCGGCCTATCGGTACTGTTGCCTGAGCGAAATGCAGCAAATGCAAAAAGCACCGTTCAACAACGACTTAGGTCGCAAGGTACAGCAGTCAACCTGTACCGAATGCTGGAAAAAGTGGATTGGCCAGCAGACTGTCCTCATGAATCATTTCGGGCTGAATCCGATTGATCCACAGGCCCAAAAGTTTTTGTTTGGCGCCATGGATTCATTTTTCTTTGGCGATGGAACACCACCCATGATGGTTGACCTTTCGTTGCAGGGAACTATCAAGCACGAATAA